From the Psilocybe cubensis strain MGC-MH-2018 chromosome 9, whole genome shotgun sequence genome, one window contains:
- a CDS encoding PARP-type zinc finger-containing protein C2A9.07c, translated as MSDKTTGYRLEYASSARAKCKGPKPCSGTAISKGELRLGTLIDVKGAKSFVWRHWGCITKKIIENMKKNFEEASELDGYEELKPDDQARVTKAWEDGHVADEDIPPSARKPENEDDAEEKPKKAAKKAPAKKKDAEDGKDGEVEEKPKKKKAAANGKDGETAEKPKKKAAAPKKKAAPASDAEEDEIDNDEEVKPKKKAPAKKAAAPKAEPKEKAPAKKRVSKKKQPESDEESAEDFSKELGDVSAGSDEDEDEEEEKPKKKAPAKKAPVEKKEKAKAEPKKKAAPKKDEDVEMDDADDAEDGSSKKRKRAPGKAAAAKPPSKKAKPTSKGTTKPASKAKKTKEVVEEDEADD; from the exons ATGTCTGATAAAACCACTGGCTATCGTCTTGAATACGCTTCCTCAGCTAGAGCTAAATGCAAGG GCCCTAAACCATGCAGCG GAACCGCCATTAGCAAAGGCGAACTTCGCCTGGGCACGCTCATTGATGTGAAGGGCGCCAAAAGCTT CGTCTGGAGGCACTGGGGCTGCATAACCAAGAAAATTATTGAAaacatgaagaagaatttTGAAGAGGCTTCAGAACTCGATGGCTATGAAGAACTCAAACCGGATGACCAGGCTCGCGTTACCAAAGCATGGGAGGATGGACACGTTGCCGACGAGGATATACCCCCTAGTGCCAGGAAACCAGAGAATGAGGACGACGCGGAGGAGAAGCCTAAGAAGGCTGCAAAGAAGGCACCcgcgaagaagaaggatgctGAAGATGGTAAAGATGGGGAGGTAGAGGagaaaccaaagaaaaagaaggccGCTGCAAATGGAAAGGATGGAGAAACAGCAGAGAAACCCAAGAAGAAGGCTGCCGCTCCCAAA AAGAAAGCTGCGCCTGCGAGCGACGccgaagaggatgaaatcgacaacgatgaagaggttAAACCTAAGAAGAAAGCACCTGCTAAAAAGGCTGCAGCTCCTAAGGCAGAACCTAAGGAGAAGGCACCAGCCAAGAAGCGCGtatcgaagaagaaacag CCGGAGAGTGATGAAGAGTCCGCAGAGGACTTCTCCAAAGAACTCGGTGACGTCTCTGCTGGCtctgatgaagatgaagatgaagaggaagaaaagccaaaaaagaaagcaccTGCAAAGAAAGCTCCCgttgagaagaaggagaaggccAAAGCTgaaccaaaaaagaaagcagcGCCCAAGAAG GACGAAGATGTAGAGATGGACGATGCTGATGATGCCGAGGACGGAAGCAGCAAGAAACGCAAG CGCGCTCCTGGTAAGGCTGCAGCGGCCAAACCACCCTCAAAAAAGGCAAAACCGACTTCCAAAGGCACCACTAAACCTGCATCTAAAGCCAAGAAGACCAAAGAGGTTGTCGAAGAGGACGAAGCGGACGACTAA
- a CDS encoding Protein HIR1 yields MHFTKPEWVMHKDSAKSDQHTKRLSIFSVHVHPDGSRIATGGLDAKIRIWSTKPILNPASELSGKPPKSLCTLTMHTGPVLTVRWAHSGRWLASGSDDETVMVWDHDPNARGKVWGTDDVNVEGWKPLKRLQGHESDVTDVAWSPTDRYLASVGLDSAVIIWCGYTLERLRKLDQHQGFVKGVCWDPVGEFMATQSDDRTVKIWKTTDWSLEAEVRKPFEDSPGSTFFRRLSWSPDGAHITASNATNNKGYVFIAAVITRNTWTSEISLVGHENTVEVACYNPHIFLRNPSAPISTSNICSVVALGADDRSVSVWQTKSARPLIVAKEVFERQIMDLSWSWDGMTLYAASSDGTIGAFQFDSSELEGIATHADQEQYLAKFGFVPPPLPEGYSHLSKQEPVTAPQAHQANGFVNNPSPEKVNILVAKRAPKDKKRATLVSSTGINVPTSGSAIPPGSVSAPVIRSNGSLGDGTPSNRPPMSQMHDVKSTSLAPSNFSGSSFPHPSEQTFGDSSMSSWARRAADLAHAAMELDAAPVDSFLNDQSISSISTLAKGKRKVSSVGDLADDMNPKGVKARTLGGDRPLEVHVPKPIAAWGTGPGRHPYANAGPGAWGSGSGMQEVLLPNPQLLSYVSSEVEGSGDVLEAKNIEENGTTEIALVSGKQTEWLDYLPSPALLVKATSSYCAVAMEDGTIHVYSHTGRRIMPTIALSAPCSVIEGCRNALLVMTVNGEVHSWNIKKQTANFPPTSIRTLYAASSSPNFRLVSAAVRENGAPIAHCSNGIVYSYDPSLLTWVKLADKWYADGSDFWQSRQRGNASTANRGIMTAIEGSISSPPDESAAEIPRPSWWSSALTLAHLETKLHATRLLDSPQEYKQALLVYAKKMADEGFRSKAEELVRELFGPVYWRPGKEENWNPSVAGLSKRDLLKDVLSVFARSKTLSSLAAQWQDTLKKATNDESFT; encoded by the exons ATGCATTTCACCAAGCCAGAATGGGTTATGCACAAGGACTCCGCCAAATCTGACCAGCACACCAAACGACTATCGATATTCTCTGTTCATGTGCATCCAGATGGATCACGGATTGCCACGGGCGGGCTCGACGCGAAGATTCGGATATGGAGCACAAAACCGATACTCAACCCAGCCTCTGAGCTGTCAGGCAAGCCGCCAAAGTCACTGTGCACTCTTACAATGCACACCGGACCAGTTCTGACTGTGAGATGGGCGCATTCGGGGAGGTGGTTGGCTAGTGGGAGTGATGATGAGACAGTTATGGTTTGGGACCACGATCC AAACGCTCGAGGAAAGGTCTGGGGAACTGACGACGTCAATGTTGAAGGTTGGAAACCTCTGAAACGATTGCAAGGCCATGAAAGTG ACGTAACCGACGTGGCATGGTCACCAACCGACCGATACCTCGCATCAGTGGGACTGGACTCCGCTGTAATTATATGGTGTGGATACACACTAG AACGTCTACGCAAACTTGACCAGCACCAAGGCTTTGTAAAAGGAGTTTGCTGGGACCCTGTTGGAGAATTCATGGCCACTCAGTCGGATGATAGAACCGTCAAGATATGGAAAACTACAGATTGGTCATTAGAAGCTGAAGTCAGAAAGCCATTCGAGGATTCACCTGGCAGCACATTCTTCCGTCGGCTAAG CTGGTCTCCAGACGGTGCTCACATCACAGCGTCTAACGCGACAAATAACAAAGGATATGTATTCATTGCCGCAGTAATTACTCGGAACACATGGACATCAGAAATTAGTTTGGTCGGACACGAAAATACTGTTGAAGTGGCG TGCTACAACCCCCACATATTTCTCCGTAATCCTTCAGCTCCAATCTCGACATCCAACATATGCTCTGTGGTGGCTCTTGGTGCAGACGACAGGTCTGTCTCCGTTTGGCAGACAAAATCAGCTCGGCCGCTTATCGTGGCAAAGGAGGTGTTCGAACGGCAGATCATGGACCTTAGCTG GTCATGGGATGGAATGACCCTCTACGCCGCATCGTCCGATGGTACCATCGGTGCCTTCCAATTTGACTCCTCCGAACTCGAAGGTATTGCCACACACGCCGACCAGGAACAGTACCTCGCCAAATTTGGGTTCGtcccccctccccttcccGAAGGCTACTCGCACCTCTCAAAACAGGAGCCTGTCACTGCTCCCCAGGCGCACCAGGCCAACGGCTTCGTCAACAACCCGTCTCCAGAAAAAGTCAACATACTCGTCGCGAAACGCGCGCCAAAGGACAAGAAACGCGCCACGCTCGTCTCCAGCACCGGCATCAACGTGCCCACCAGTGGCAGCGCTATCCCACCGGGCTCTGTCTCTGCGCCCGTCATCAGGTCCAACGGGAGCCTTGGCGATGGCACGCCCTCAAACCGCCCCCCAATGTCACAAATGCACGACGTGAAGTCAACCTCGCTGGCGCCTTCGAACTTCTCTGGATCCTCGTTCCCCCACCCTTCGGAGCAGACGTTCGGCGATTCATCCATGAGCAGCTGGGCGCGCCGTGCTGCTGATCTAGCCCATGCCGCGATGGAGCTAGACGCGGCGCCTGTCGACTCTTTCCTCAACGATCAAAGTATCAGCAGCATCAGTACCCTGGCGAAGGGCAAGAGGAAAGTGTCGTCAGTCGGTGACCTTGCAGATGATATGAACCCGAAGGGTGTGAAGGCGCGCACGCTGGGTGGAGACCGTCCGTTGGAGGTACATGTGCCCAAGCCAATAGCTGCGTGGGGGACAGGCCCCGGAAGGCACCCGTACGCGAATGCTGGCCCGGGAGCGTGGGGGAGCGGGTCCGGGATGCAAGAGGTGTTATTACCGAATCCCCAGCTGCTGAGTTATGTGAGCTCTGAGGTCGAAGGGAGTGGTGATGTGCTAGAAGCAAAAAATATTGAGGAAAACG GAACTACGGAAATTGCTCTAGTTAGTGGCAAGCAAACAGAATGGCTAGATTATCTGCCATCACCGGCGTTGCTTGTCAAAGCTACTAGCTCATATTGTGCAGTAGCAATGGAGGACGGGACAATTCATGTCTATTCACATACCGGTAGACG AATCATGCCCACCATCGCTCTCAGTGCCCCATGCTCTGTAATTGAAGGATGTAGAAATGCATTACTCGTGATGACCGTCAACGGAGAGGTTCACTCATG GAACatcaaaaaacaaacagCCAACTTTCCCCCAACCTCCATCCGCACTCTTTACGCtgcatcctcttctcccaaCTTCCGCCTCGTGTCTGCGGCGGTACGAGAGAATGGTGCACCTATTGCCCACTGCTCCAACGGGATTGTATATTCTTACGATCCTTCTCTTCTTACCTGGGTCAAGCTTGCTGACAAATGGTATGCTGATGGATCAGACTTCTGGCAAAGTCGCCAACGGGGCAACGCGAGCACCGCGAATCGCGGTATTATGACCGCCATTGAGGGCAGCATATCCAGTCCGCCGGACGAGAGTGCTGCGGAGATCCCGAGGCCGAGCTGGTGGAGTTCTGCACTAACGCTTGCCCATCTGGAAACGAAGCTGCATGCAACAAGACTTCTGGATAGCCCACAGGAATATAAACAGGCGCTGTTGGTCTATGCGAAGAAGATGGCAGATGAAGGCTTCAGAAGTAAGGCGGAGGAACTGGTGAGGGAGCTTTTTGGGCCAGTTTAttg GCGTCctggaaaagaggaaaattGGAATCCAAGTGTCGCAGGTCTTTCCAAACGAGACCTCTTGAAGGACGTCTTATCTGTGTTCG CTCGTAGCAAGACATTATCAAGTCTTGCTGCCCAATGGCAGGATACCCTTAAAAAGGCGACAAACGATGAATCATTCACCTGA
- a CDS encoding Cytochrome P450 monooxygenase 81, whose amino-acid sequence MSSVSAFVLDNPGLCALALCGVGAVWIYNKRASKLPNIPGPRSSSFLTGNLFDLVAPTTGRDWVINTSNTYGGATKLSTLFGGRSLMINDQKALHHLLVKEQDNFEEWEAWTTTNDLLFGPGLLSTAGAQHKKQRRMLTPAFSVKNLRGMTPMFVSIARELEGAISAMVEKGPKEIDLTAWLSRVALEAIGRGGMGVSFGKMSEPTTFSTATKQLAAILSALLPIGTLTPFFKYLGPGEFRRFMIKFLPFPLLKSLEVIVNIMEDEGKKMLRAQDATLAAEDDSSETKNIIGILLKANQTSIDSERMSDEELIAQTSTLIFTAMDTTSSAISRVLHQLAIHPEAQEKLRAEISEAYHNQDDAIDFNNLMALPYMDAVIKETLRVFPPLPVAFRQTLKDTVLPLLHPITGEDGTILNEVLVEKGTDVFVNVIGANHNPKTWGDDAGEWKPERWLSELPESVTKIRDYSGVFAHQMTFMAGNRSCIGFNFALLEMSEYLFFELLPDILNLRAGVVLALFLQSFEFSLPKDKDIVWNLGLLMIPVIKGATSLESQLPLVVKKRGT is encoded by the exons ATGTCGTCAGTCTCTGCCTTTGTGCTCGACAATCCTGGGCTTTGTGCGCTCGCGCTATGCGGCGTTGGCGCTGTCTGGATTTACAACAAACGGGCGTCCAAGTTACCCAACATCCCAGGGCCtcgctcttcttcctttttgacTG GAAATCTATTCGATCTTGTTGCTCCTACTACGGGTCGTGACTGGGTTATTAACACCAGCAACACCTACGGCGGCGCAACCAAGTTGTCGACTCTTTTTGGT GGACGGTCTCTAATGATCAATGACCAAAAGGCCTTGCATCATCTATTGGTTAAAGAGCAGGATAACTTTGAAGAATGGGAGGCTTGGACGAC GACAAACGATTTACTGTTCGGACCTGGATTGCTTTCTACAGCCGGTGCTCAGCACAAGAAGCAGCGAAGGATGCTTACACCCGCTTTCTCTGTAAAGAATTTACGAGGCATGACGCCCATGTTTGTGTCTATCGCTCGGGAG CTAGAGGGTGCTATCTCGGCAATGGTTGAAAAGGGCCCCAAGGAAATTGACCTTACTGCATGGTTGAGCAGGGTGGCCCTCGAAGCTATTGGACGAGGTGGAATGGGGGTCTCTTTCGGCAAGATGTCGGAACCGACAACGTTCTCCACTGCCACTAAGCAGCTTGC AGCCATTTTATCTGCTTTGCTTCCTATCGGTACCCTTACACCATTCTTCAAATATCTCGGCCCAGGCGAATTCCGTCGGTTCATGATCAAATTCCTTCCGTTCCCGCTTCTCAAGAGTCTGGAGGTTATTGTTAATATTATGGAGGATGAAGGAAAGAAGATGCTTCGGGCGCAGGACGCGACTCTCGCAGCTGAAGATGATTCAAGCGAGACGAAGAACATCATCGGAATTCTAC TGAAAGCAAACCAAACATCTATCGATTCCGAGCGCATGTCCGACGAGGAGCTCATTGCGCAGACATC AACGCTCATTTTCACAGCCATGGACACAACCTCGTCTGCTATTTCCAGAGTTCTCCACCAGCTCGCTATACATCCTGAAGCTCAGGAGAAGCTACGCGCCGAGATTTCCGAGGCTTACCACAATCAAGACGATGCCATTGACTTTAACAACTTGATGGCCCTGCCCTATATGGACGCCGTCATCAAAGAGACCTTGCGAGT GTTCCCCCCTCTTCCTGTTGCCTTCCGTCA AACGCTTAAAGACACCGTTCTCCCACTGCTTCATCCTATCACTGGTGAAGACGGAACAATCTTGAACGAAGTACTCGTCGAAAAGGGAACCGACGTCTTTGTCAACGTTATCGGAGCAAATCATAATCCCAAGACATGGGGTGACGACGCTGGTGAATGGAAACCAGAGCGTTGGCTTTCAGAACTCCCGGAAAGCGTAACCAAGATTCGCGACTACTCTGGCGTGTTTGCACACCA AATGACGTTTATGGCTGGAAACCGCTCTTGCAT TGGTTTCAACTTTGCTCTGCTAGAGATGAGTGAGTACTTATTCTTTGAACTATTGCCTGATATACTGAATCTCCGAGCAGGGGTTGTTTTGGCATTATTCCTCCAGTCCTTCGAGTTCAGTCTCCCGAAGGATAAGGATATCGTATGGAATCTTGGTCTATTGATGATCCCTGTCATCAAGGGCGCAACCTCACTGGAAAGTCAGCTACCTCTTGTTGTAAAGAAACGAGGAACTTGA
- a CDS encoding putative transporter (putative transporter YIL166C) yields MSVVPPKREVSPDSASTNSISKKSVDTETKPVRTDDLVDAEPEPFKLWNFLFRHHLYVPRDLDAIATRRSVYDDPNLAPHYWPKPEYENIHRFDVNARWTAREERALVRKIDWKVMLWAAISFSALNLDRNNLSQANTDNFLNDLKLTTNDFNLGNTVFRLAFLSAELPSQLVSKRLGPDRWIPIQMCGWSILTLAQFWLTGRSTFLLCRAILGFIQGGFIPDLILYLSYFYTKHELPFRLALFWMSSSVCSIFGSFLAVGVLRMRGIQGKEGWRWLFLVEGLITLTIGIATFFKMPPSPTQTKTWYRPKGWFTEREEYIATSRILRDDPTKGDMHNREALSLKRLWQSICDYDMWPLYCIGLLFGIPTSPPSTYLTLSFRNLGFSTIHSNLLTIPSQVGTMITMAGITLISENVNDRAWVAMSEDFWALPFLIALRTLPENTNPWKFYGLTTGLLFYPYTHPIQVGWCSRNAGAVASRTVSASLYNMFVQASSIISANIYRKDDAPLYRRGNSYLIGVCVFNICILYPGTKLYYKWRNSQRAKIWDAMTSEQKSEYLSTTKDVGNRRLDFRFAH; encoded by the exons ATGTCTGTCGTTCCTCCCAAGCGCGAGGTTTCTCCAGACTCTGCGTCCACCAACTCTATTTCCAAGAAATCCGTGGACACCGAAACCAAGCCTGTCCGAACGGACGACTTGGTCGATGCTGAACCTGAGCCGTTCAAGCTTTGGAACTTCCTCTTCCGCCACCACTTGTATGTTCCTCGCGATTTGGACGCCATTGCGACGCGCCGGTCTGTGTACGACGACCCAAATTTGGCACCTCATTACTGGCCGAAGCCTGAGTACGAAAACATCCACCGCTTTGATGTCAACGCTCGCTGGACTGCGCGAGAGGAGCGG GCTCTAGTTCGCAAGATAGATTGGAAGGTTATGTTGTGGGCGGCGATCAGCTTTTCGGCGTTGAATCTGGACAGAAATAATCTGAGTCAAGCAAACACTGATAACTTCTTGAATGACCTTAAGCTTACCACCAATG ATTTTAACTTGGGTAACACTGTCTTCCGCCTTGCTTTCCTCTCTGCTGAGCTACCTTCCCAATTGGTCTCTAAACGT CTTGGGCCTGATCGTTGGATTCCTATTCAAATGTGCGGCTGGTCAATATTGACATTAGCTCAATTCTGGCTTACTGGACGATCTACGTTCCTTCTGTGCCGTGCTATTCTTGG CTTTATCCAAGGCGGATTCATTCCTGACTTGATCCTCTACCTGTCCT ATTTCTACACGAAGCATGAGCTCCCGTTCCGATTGGCCCTATTTTGGATGTCTTCCAGCGTCTGCAGTATCTTTGGCAGTTTTCTTGCGGTCGGAGTCCTACGAATGCGAGGAATTCAAGGCAAAGAGGGATGGAG ATGGCTCTTTTTAGTGGA GGGTCTCATCACCTTGACCATTGGCATCGCGACCTTCTTCAAAATGCCTCCTTCGCCGACTCAAACCAAGACATGGTACAGACCCAAGGGTTGGTTTACCGAACGAGAAGAATACATTGCCACTTCACGCATTCTGAGAGATGATCCCACTAAG GGTGATATGCATAATCGTGAGGCCCTTTCTCTTAAACGCCTTTGGCAATCCATCTGCGATTATGATATGTGGCCGTTGTACTGCAT TGGACTTCTCTTTGGTATCCCTACATCTCCACCCTCGACATATCTTACCCTCTCCTTCCGCAATCTCGGCTTTAGCACCATCCACTCTAACTTGCTTACAATTCCATCACAAGTCGGAACGATGATCACTATGGCTGGTATCACATTAATTTCAGAAAATGTCAACGATCGAGCATGGGTCGCCATGTCTGAAGACTTTTGGGCTCTTCCTTTCCTGATTGCTTTGCGAACGCTTCCGGAAAATACAAACCCTTGGAAATTCTAC GGTCTAACTACCGGTCTCCTCTTTTATCCCTATACACATCCTATCCAAGTTGGATGGTGCTCTCGCAACGCCGGTGCAGTGGCGTCTCGTACAGTCAGCGCATCGCTCTATAATAT GTTTGTACAAGCATCCTCCATTATTTCTGCAAATATATACCGCAAGGACGACGCACCTCTTT ATCGACGAGGTAACAGCTACCTCATCGGTGTTTgcgtcttcaatatttgtaTTTTGTATCCTGGCACGAAGTTGTATTACAAGTGGCGCAACAGCCAGAGGGCTAAAATTTGGGATGCAATGACTAGCGAG CAAAAGAGTGAATACTTATCCACGACGAAGGATGTCGGAAACAGGAGGCTTGATTTCCGATTCGCTCATTAG
- a CDS encoding putative transporter (putative transporter YIL166C): MSPNSPASQKSGSISESSGSIEKKSQVEVDEKSYRGDDLVEDEPEPLKFVTYLFRRHLYKPRDLDAIATRRSVYDDPHLSPHYWPTPEYENIHRFDPKARWTVREERALVRKIDWKILLWAAISFSALNLDRNNLSLANSDGILKDLKLSTNGKYRSLFPSLPSLILSWYTDYNLANTLFRISFLSAELPSQLISKRLGPDRWIPIQMCCWALVTVGQFWLSGRTSLLVCRSLLGFIQGGFIPDLILYLSYFYTKYELPFRLAIFWVSMNLCSIFGSFLAVGVLRMRGTLGLAGWRYRILILYATYATDQVHCIGFRWLFLIEGLLTLAIGIATFFMMVPSQTQTKAWYRPNGWFNEREEIIATTRILRDDPSKGDMHNREALSLKKLWKAVCDYDLWPLYAIGLMFGIPVTPPSSYLTLSLRNLGFSTLDTNLLTIPSQFGNILAMLSITMVSEVVNDRALVAMAEALWAFPFLIALRTIPTTSSPWLFYGITTGLLSFPYTHPIQVGWCSRNAGGVASRTVNASIYNMFAQAGVVVSSNIYRADDAPHYHRGTSWLIGVAAFNCIILYPGTKLYYKWRNAKRAKVWDAMTNEQKSEYLSTTKDEGNKRLDFRFAH, translated from the exons ATGTCACCGAACTCACCCGCCAGCCAAAAGTCCGGCTCTATCTCCGAATCTTCAGGTTCGATCGAAAAGAAATCTCAGGTAGAGGTGGATGAGAAGTCATATCGCGGTGACGACCTGGTGGAAGATGAGCCTGAACCACTCAAGTTCGTCACATACCTTTTCCGCCGTCATCTGTACAAGCCTCGCGATCTCGATGCTATTGCTACTCGACGCTCTGTCTATGACGACCCTCATTTGTCCCCCCATTACTGGCCAACACCGGAGTACGAGAACATTCATCGTTTTGATCCAAAGGCTCGTTGGACGGTCAGAGAAGAAAGA GCTCTGGTTCGAAAAATAGATTGGAAGATTCTTTTATGGGCGGCTATCAGTTTCTCTGCTCTTAATCTGGACAGAAACAACCTCAGTTTGGCAAACAGCGACGGCATACTTAAGGATCTAAAACTCTCCACAAATGGCAAGTACCGTTCCTtatttccttctcttccatcTCTAATTCTGAGTTGGTATACAGATTACAATCTTGCCAATACCCTCTTTAGGATTTCATTTTTGAGTGCCGAATTACCATCTCAACTTATCTCCAAACGG CTCGGTCCCGACAGATGGATTCCCATTCAAATGTGCTGCTGGGCGCTGGTCACTGTGGGACAATTTTGGCTCAGTGGACGCACCTCTCTGCTCGTTTGCCGATCCCTTCTCGGATTTATTCAAGGCGGATTTATTCCAGATCTAATTCTATACCTCTCTT ATTTCTACACTAAATATGAACTCCCGTTCCGACTTGCTATCTTCTGGGTATCCATGAACTTGTGCAGCATCTTTGGGAGCTTCCTCGCAGTTGGTGTCCTTCGGATGCGTGGTACACTCGGTTTGGCAGGATGGAGGTACAGAATTCTCATTCTCTATGCTACCTACGCAACTGACCAAGTGCATTGTATCGGCTTCAGATGGCTTTTCCTGATTGA AGGTTTGCTAACTCTTGCGATCGGTATCGCGACATTCTTCATGATGGTCCCGTCACAAACGCAAACCAAGGCATGGTATCGACCCAACGGCTGGTTTAACGAGCGCGAAGAAATTATCGCCACCACGCGCATCCTCAGAGATGATCCGTCCAAG GGAGATATGCACAACAGAGAAGCACTCTCGTTAAAGAAACTGTGGAAGGCCGTTTGCGATTACGATCTTTGGCCACTCTATGccat CGGCCTCATGTTTGGCATTCCTGTCACCCCACCAAGCAGTTACTTGACGCTCTCCCTACGCAACCTCGGCTTCTCCACACTGGATACTAATCTGCTCACTATACCATCCCAATTCGGAAACATCCTTGCCATGCTTTCCATCACCATGGTCTCCGAAGTCGTCAACGACCGCGCGCTCGTTGCAATGGCCGAAGCGCTGTGGGCCTTCCCTTTCCTCATCGCGCTGCGTACGATTCCAACGACTTCAAGTCCATGGTTGTTCTAC GGTATTACGACTGGTTTGCTGTCCTTCCCGTACACGCACCCAATTCAAGTTGGGTGGTGCTCCCGCAACGCCGGAGGTGTAGCATCACGCACAGTGAATGCATCCATTTATAACAT GTTCGCACAAGCTGGCGTTGTAGTTTCTTCAAATATCTATCGCGCGGATGATGCACCCCACT ACCACCGGGGCACAAGCTGGCTTATTGGTGTTGCCGCTTTCAACTGCATCATTCTTTACCCCGGCACCAAACTATACTACAAATGGCGGAACGCCAAAAGAGCAAAGGTGTGGGATGCCATGACTAACGAG caaaagagtgaatatctcTCCACGACCAAGGATGAGGGCAACAAGCGCCTGGACTTCCGCTTCGCCCATTGA